From the Anaerolineales bacterium genome, one window contains:
- the recN gene encoding DNA repair protein RecN, producing MLTELRIQNFAIIDELKLKLASGFIVFTGETGAGKSIIIDAVEMLLGGRADSTMVRSGAEHALLEGDFSLEPAIRQEVHAILEREELLDDPDHVTIGREIRAQGRNICRINGRTVNLGLLRELGELLVDVHGQSEHLSLLRVREHLHLLDRFAHVEGLQATFHEAYRQFQSVQKEFSDLRRREQDAARRADLLNFQINEIDSAVLQIGEDETLLAERIRLANAEQLASFVEKALALLDDAPVGVETVSELLGKTAHAIEGLAKVDESMQAAQVDAQTLIEQCSDLARRLRRYQEGIEFNPTRLDEVEERLGLIHSLQRKYGGTIEEILDRAEEARQELETITHAEERIHELAIENEKWLKRIAEIGEDLSRTRRQAADELSQAIEAELTDLRMQGAQFAVDQTWQDDPQGAPVGDRNVAFDATGLDQVEFLIAPNPGEGLKPLVKIASGGETSRLMLGLKSVLANADRTPTLIFDEIDQGIGGRVGAIVGQKLRGLALEHQVLCVTHLPQLAAYGNQHYKVEKRVEGGRTITMARALKEPENIPELALMLGGVTESNLESAADLLRQATGTG from the coding sequence ATGCTGACTGAACTTCGAATTCAGAATTTTGCAATTATCGATGAATTGAAGCTCAAGCTGGCTTCAGGATTCATCGTATTCACCGGTGAGACCGGCGCCGGCAAATCCATTATCATCGATGCCGTAGAAATGCTGCTGGGAGGACGTGCGGACAGCACGATGGTCCGCAGCGGCGCCGAGCACGCCTTACTGGAAGGGGATTTTTCCCTAGAACCCGCAATTCGCCAGGAAGTGCATGCAATTCTGGAACGAGAAGAGCTGCTCGATGATCCCGATCACGTCACGATCGGGCGTGAAATCCGAGCCCAGGGCCGCAATATCTGCCGCATCAACGGCCGCACCGTAAATTTGGGATTGCTGCGCGAATTGGGCGAATTGTTGGTCGACGTGCATGGACAATCCGAGCACCTCAGCCTGCTGCGCGTACGCGAGCACCTTCATCTCCTCGATCGTTTTGCACACGTCGAAGGACTGCAGGCAACATTTCACGAGGCGTATCGGCAGTTTCAAAGCGTTCAAAAGGAGTTCTCCGATTTACGGCGGCGTGAGCAGGATGCTGCCCGGAGAGCGGACCTACTCAACTTCCAGATCAACGAAATCGATTCCGCCGTATTGCAGATCGGAGAGGACGAAACGCTGCTCGCGGAACGCATCCGCCTTGCAAATGCGGAACAACTTGCCTCTTTCGTGGAGAAAGCGCTCGCGCTGCTGGATGACGCACCCGTCGGCGTCGAGACGGTATCCGAGCTGTTGGGGAAAACGGCGCATGCGATCGAAGGTTTGGCGAAGGTTGACGAAAGCATGCAGGCTGCGCAGGTCGACGCGCAGACACTGATCGAACAATGCAGCGATCTCGCACGTCGATTACGGCGCTACCAGGAGGGGATCGAATTCAACCCGACACGCCTGGATGAAGTCGAGGAACGTCTGGGACTGATCCACTCGCTGCAGCGGAAATATGGCGGGACGATAGAAGAGATTCTCGATCGCGCCGAAGAAGCTCGCCAGGAACTCGAAACGATAACCCATGCCGAAGAACGCATCCACGAACTCGCTATCGAAAATGAAAAATGGCTCAAGCGCATCGCCGAGATCGGAGAAGACCTCTCGCGCACCCGCCGTCAGGCAGCGGATGAACTATCGCAGGCTATCGAAGCCGAATTGACCGATCTGCGCATGCAGGGCGCACAATTCGCCGTCGATCAGACGTGGCAAGACGATCCCCAGGGTGCACCTGTCGGCGATCGAAACGTCGCATTCGACGCCACCGGCCTCGATCAGGTGGAATTTCTCATCGCCCCAAATCCCGGCGAAGGACTCAAACCACTGGTGAAGATCGCGTCGGGCGGCGAGACCTCGCGCCTGATGCTGGGATTGAAAAGCGTGTTGGCCAATGCGGATCGCACACCCACCTTGATCTTCGACGAGATCGATCAAGGCATCGGCGGGCGAGTGGGCGCCATCGTCGGCCAGAAACTACGTGGATTAGCGCTGGAGCATCAAGTTCTCTGCGTCACCCATCTCCCCCAATTGGCCGCCTACGGAAACCAGCATTACAAAGTGGAGAAGCGCGTCGAGGGAGGAAGGACGATTACGATGGCGCGCGCGCTAAAAGAACCCGAGAACATTCCCGAACTGGCGTTGATGCTGGGGGGAGTTACGGAATCGAATCTGGAGAGCGCGGCCGATCTGCTGCGTCAGGCAACAGGGACCGGCTGA
- a CDS encoding AAA family ATPase, giving the protein MMRFDRFTERAQDAAQRAAEIIQRYGHNQIDTEHILLALIEQPQGVITQILEKLNVDIGSLSDRIDNQLRSTPKANIYGGGAGQIFITPRVKRVVDMANQEASRLEDEYISTEHLFLAILSERNTTISRLLAEEGITKDRVYNAIKEIRGGQRVTDRKAESRYRTLEKYSRDLTQLAKEGKLDPVIGRDQEILRVIQILSRRTKNNPVLIGEAGVGKTAIVEGLAQKIADNDVPEILGGRQVVSLDLGAMIAGSRFRGEFEERLKAAIEEIQRAEGDIILMIDELHTVVGAGAAQGAMDASNMLKPALARGELQCIGATTLDEYHKHIEKDAALERRFAPVYVEEPSVEETIEMLQGLRDRYEAHHKVHFSNEALIAAARLSQRYVTDRHLPDKAIDLIDEAAAKLRVALYSLPDDLKEMKAEIDRLLAEEEHAGVERDYERAAEKKAERIRVETDFHEKRDNWEAEHQLDEVVDAKDIAEVVHMWTGIPVSQMMETEAEKLLHMEERIHERIVGQDEAIQALADAIRRARAGLKDPRRPIGSFIFLGSSGVGKTEMAKALAEFMFDNEDALVRVDMSEYREQHTASRLFGAPPGYIGYEEGGQLTEAVRHRPYRVILFDEIEKAHPEVWNSLLQILDDGRLTDGQGRTVDFRNTVLIMTSNLGTEFVTHAGTLGFHGQGGLDDQRKSEEKIEKALKDTFRPEFLNRIDEIIIFSPLSSEQMLSIVDLQMEQIQERLAEYGLNVQLSDQARTWLSEEGYDPAFGARPLRRALQKHIESPLSVKILQGEFEEGDTVIVDHDDKEGIVFQRFDKGSPIEIKDEVSA; this is encoded by the coding sequence ATGATGCGTTTTGATCGCTTTACCGAGCGCGCTCAAGATGCCGCTCAACGCGCTGCAGAAATCATCCAGCGCTATGGTCACAACCAGATCGATACGGAGCACATTCTCCTGGCGCTCATCGAGCAGCCACAGGGTGTGATTACGCAGATTTTGGAAAAGCTCAACGTCGATATCGGCTCTCTGAGCGACCGTATCGACAATCAACTGCGCAGCACGCCGAAGGCAAACATATACGGCGGTGGTGCGGGCCAGATTTTTATTACACCGCGCGTCAAGCGTGTGGTCGATATGGCCAATCAGGAGGCAAGCCGCCTGGAGGACGAATACATTTCCACCGAGCACCTGTTCCTGGCCATCCTCTCCGAACGCAATACGACGATCTCCCGCCTGCTTGCTGAGGAGGGGATCACCAAAGATCGCGTTTACAACGCAATCAAGGAAATCCGCGGCGGACAACGAGTCACCGATCGCAAAGCGGAATCGCGCTACCGCACGCTCGAAAAATACTCTCGCGACTTGACCCAGTTGGCCAAGGAGGGAAAGCTCGATCCGGTCATCGGACGGGATCAAGAAATCCTGCGGGTGATCCAGATCCTTTCCCGGCGCACCAAAAACAACCCGGTTCTCATCGGTGAAGCGGGCGTCGGCAAAACGGCCATCGTCGAGGGGCTGGCACAAAAAATCGCCGACAACGACGTCCCCGAAATCCTCGGCGGCCGGCAGGTGGTGTCTTTGGACCTGGGCGCGATGATCGCCGGATCACGCTTCCGTGGAGAATTTGAGGAGCGTCTTAAGGCGGCTATCGAAGAGATCCAGCGCGCGGAAGGCGACATCATTCTCATGATCGACGAGCTGCACACCGTCGTTGGCGCGGGGGCCGCACAGGGTGCGATGGATGCCTCCAACATGTTGAAACCCGCTTTGGCTCGCGGTGAACTGCAGTGCATCGGCGCGACGACGCTCGATGAATACCACAAACATATCGAAAAGGATGCTGCGTTGGAAAGACGCTTCGCACCCGTGTACGTCGAGGAGCCGTCGGTCGAAGAGACGATCGAAATGCTGCAGGGACTGCGCGACCGCTACGAAGCGCACCACAAAGTACATTTCTCCAATGAGGCCCTCATTGCTGCCGCCCGGCTATCGCAGCGCTACGTCACAGACCGCCATCTCCCGGACAAGGCGATCGACCTGATCGATGAGGCCGCTGCGAAACTGCGCGTGGCGCTGTACTCGCTTCCCGACGATTTGAAAGAAATGAAAGCCGAGATCGATCGACTCCTCGCCGAAGAAGAACATGCGGGCGTCGAGCGGGATTACGAGCGTGCGGCGGAGAAAAAGGCGGAACGCATCCGTGTGGAGACTGATTTTCACGAGAAGCGTGACAATTGGGAAGCCGAACACCAGCTCGACGAAGTGGTCGACGCGAAGGACATCGCCGAAGTCGTGCATATGTGGACGGGAATTCCCGTGAGTCAGATGATGGAAACCGAGGCGGAGAAATTGCTGCACATGGAAGAACGTATCCACGAGAGAATCGTCGGTCAGGATGAGGCCATTCAAGCCTTGGCGGACGCCATTCGTCGTGCACGTGCAGGCTTGAAGGATCCAAGACGGCCGATCGGCTCGTTCATATTCCTCGGTTCCTCGGGCGTTGGAAAAACTGAAATGGCGAAGGCGTTGGCGGAATTCATGTTCGACAACGAGGATGCGCTGGTGCGGGTAGACATGAGTGAGTACCGCGAACAGCACACCGCTTCGCGTCTCTTCGGGGCTCCTCCGGGTTACATCGGTTACGAGGAAGGCGGCCAACTTACGGAGGCCGTACGTCACCGCCCGTACCGCGTCATCCTCTTCGACGAAATCGAGAAGGCGCATCCTGAGGTGTGGAATTCGTTGCTTCAAATCCTCGACGATGGGCGCTTGACGGATGGCCAGGGACGCACGGTCGATTTCCGCAACACGGTTCTGATCATGACCTCCAACCTCGGAACCGAATTCGTCACCCATGCGGGGACGCTGGGTTTCCACGGCCAAGGTGGCTTGGACGATCAGCGCAAGTCGGAGGAAAAGATCGAAAAGGCACTGAAGGACACGTTCCGGCCGGAGTTCCTCAACCGCATAGATGAAATCATCATCTTCTCTCCGCTGTCATCCGAGCAGATGTTGTCCATCGTCGATCTGCAAATGGAGCAAATTCAGGAACGACTGGCCGAATACGGCTTGAACGTTCAATTAAGCGACCAAGCCCGAACGTGGCTGTCCGAGGAAGGCTACGATCCCGCTTTCGGAGCCCGCCCGCTGCGTAGAGCGCTGCAGAAGCACATCGAAAGTCCGCTTTCGGTCAAGATTCTCCAGGGCGAGTTCGAGGAGGGCGATACGGTGATCGTCGATCACGACGATAAAGAGGGCATCGTGTTTCAAAGGTTCGACAAGGGTTCGCCAATCGAAATCAAGGACGAGGTATCGGCCTGA
- a CDS encoding PAS domain S-box protein — protein sequence MTLLLLFAAASSAAMSFFVLRNTFLARAKYFIAALFISCALWLIGAAMQPTSVTVSTKLFWENIRMIGCIALPTAYFLVIVNYSNNDRWLSRKLLMALAVPPAFFLLLLLTNPAFHFFWSKVAIDESAATPVLAMTGGWGYWAHIVYSFVLLLTSMILLVRMLPLAEYSQRGQIFLLLLAMLAVGGAIILKLMGVLQLPDYDPTAFVISVMLPTAAFALRYLHSSSILPMAQDAIIEVLPEGIIVFDCQGNIVYSNEASKRLLDHDPKTKIDVSLDRLWPGLRETLVSLPLKAEINNEVILFHGNDERTYDVRISALTNNTDQIEGRLMTIRDISERKLAEAKLIESEERYRLLAKNSTDVITRHDPHGIFLYVSPASFATLGYEPDELLHQSIFDYIHPDDREVVLRAHVRILCEPRTHTTTYRLRRKDGDYVWVETSSRTIYAAGRDGGGPNEIVSVSRDITERKTAEDALLSERERLLVTLQSIGDGVLALNAQGRVVLANAKAEEHLAALSGVGVGDELTLLGNRSLESFLLPPPRGKACHEIKLTEPAPRFFEVVAQPMGGETKSSGWVLVTRDITDERETQRRVQLQERLAAVGQLAAGIAHDFNNIIGAIILYSEMVLQTPDLEEKNRERMTTIFQQAGRAATLTRQILDFSRRTVMDQAPMDLISFLKETEKLLSRTLRENIQLRLDCQDNNCVINADPTRIQQIIMNLAFNAQDAMPHGGELCFELSHIRVEDGKSGPYRDMAPGIWIQLKVADSGVGMPPEITQHIFEPFFTTKEPGAGSGLGLAQVYGIVKQHGGYIDVESRVGLGTTFVIYFPALEVPVEETATMPGTFSASGDQEQILVVEDDEATLNAVFEILETLNYRVYTARDGRQALEIIERENGNIDLILSDLVLPEMGGVALYRELENRSIDTKIIFMTGYPLGTGTKELLDYNKVTWMQKPVRSETLANVIYDAINNGKH from the coding sequence TTGACACTATTATTGCTCTTCGCGGCGGCGTCTTCTGCAGCCATGTCCTTCTTCGTTTTGCGGAACACCTTTCTTGCGAGAGCCAAGTACTTCATCGCCGCACTGTTCATTTCCTGTGCGCTCTGGCTGATCGGCGCCGCAATGCAGCCCACAAGCGTCACTGTGTCGACGAAGCTGTTTTGGGAAAACATCCGTATGATCGGCTGTATTGCCCTCCCGACGGCTTATTTTTTGGTCATCGTGAATTACTCCAACAACGACCGCTGGCTTTCTCGAAAGCTGCTGATGGCGCTGGCCGTTCCTCCCGCCTTCTTCCTGCTGCTGCTTCTCACCAATCCGGCCTTTCACTTCTTTTGGTCCAAAGTTGCCATCGACGAAAGCGCTGCAACTCCCGTGCTGGCGATGACCGGAGGTTGGGGATACTGGGCGCACATCGTCTATTCCTTCGTGCTGCTCCTGACCAGCATGATCCTTCTGGTGCGCATGCTTCCCCTTGCCGAGTACTCACAACGAGGGCAGATTTTTCTCCTGCTTCTGGCCATGCTCGCCGTCGGCGGTGCGATCATACTCAAGCTCATGGGTGTTCTCCAACTGCCCGATTACGATCCAACGGCGTTCGTCATCAGCGTCATGCTTCCTACGGCCGCCTTCGCGCTGCGGTACCTGCATTCAAGTTCAATCCTTCCCATGGCGCAAGACGCGATTATCGAAGTCCTGCCGGAAGGAATCATCGTTTTTGATTGCCAGGGTAACATCGTTTATTCAAACGAGGCCTCTAAAAGATTGTTGGATCACGATCCGAAAACGAAGATCGACGTCAGCCTCGATCGTCTTTGGCCCGGACTGCGTGAAACCCTGGTCAGCCTGCCCTTGAAGGCGGAAATCAACAACGAAGTCATTCTCTTCCATGGCAACGACGAACGGACGTACGACGTGCGCATTTCCGCATTAACCAACAATACGGATCAAATCGAAGGCCGCTTGATGACGATCCGCGACATCAGCGAACGAAAGTTGGCCGAGGCCAAACTCATCGAGAGCGAGGAACGTTATCGGCTGCTGGCAAAAAACTCCACGGACGTCATCACGCGTCACGATCCCCACGGCATCTTCCTTTACGTATCGCCCGCAAGCTTTGCGACGTTGGGATACGAACCGGATGAATTGCTGCATCAATCGATTTTTGATTACATTCACCCCGACGATCGCGAAGTCGTACTGAGAGCGCACGTGCGCATATTGTGTGAACCCAGGACGCACACCACTACCTACCGCCTGCGCCGAAAAGATGGCGACTATGTGTGGGTGGAAACCTCCAGCCGCACGATTTACGCCGCAGGCCGAGATGGCGGTGGGCCGAACGAAATCGTCTCGGTCTCGCGGGACATCACCGAACGCAAGACTGCGGAGGATGCACTGCTGTCCGAGCGTGAGAGATTGCTGGTAACGCTGCAAAGCATCGGCGACGGTGTCCTGGCGTTAAACGCACAAGGCCGCGTCGTGCTCGCCAACGCCAAGGCCGAGGAACATCTGGCAGCATTGTCCGGCGTAGGCGTAGGCGACGAACTCACACTTCTGGGGAATCGATCGCTCGAGTCATTTTTACTGCCCCCTCCGCGCGGCAAAGCCTGCCACGAAATCAAGCTGACCGAGCCCGCTCCCAGGTTTTTCGAAGTGGTTGCCCAACCAATGGGAGGCGAAACCAAATCGAGCGGCTGGGTGCTGGTCACGCGGGACATCACCGACGAACGCGAAACCCAACGCCGTGTCCAGCTTCAAGAACGCCTGGCTGCGGTCGGGCAGCTTGCGGCAGGGATCGCCCACGATTTCAACAACATCATCGGCGCCATCATCCTCTACAGCGAGATGGTGCTTCAAACGCCCGATCTCGAGGAAAAAAACCGCGAGCGCATGACGACGATTTTCCAGCAAGCCGGGCGAGCAGCCACGCTCACTCGCCAGATTCTGGATTTCAGCCGTCGAACCGTAATGGATCAAGCACCGATGGATCTGATCTCTTTCCTCAAAGAAACCGAAAAACTACTTTCGAGAACCCTGCGAGAGAACATACAGCTCAGACTGGACTGTCAGGACAATAACTGCGTGATCAACGCCGATCCAACCCGCATCCAACAAATCATCATGAACCTGGCCTTCAATGCACAAGATGCAATGCCGCACGGCGGGGAGTTGTGTTTCGAACTTTCCCACATCCGCGTCGAAGATGGAAAGTCTGGGCCGTATCGTGACATGGCGCCGGGAATCTGGATCCAGTTGAAGGTCGCCGACAGCGGCGTGGGAATGCCGCCGGAAATCACGCAGCACATATTCGAGCCCTTTTTTACCACCAAAGAGCCGGGAGCCGGCAGCGGTCTGGGCTTGGCTCAGGTTTACGGGATCGTCAAACAGCACGGCGGCTACATCGACGTCGAAAGCCGCGTCGGTCTCGGCACGACGTTCGTCATTTACTTCCCGGCGCTGGAAGTCCCCGTTGAGGAAACTGCGACGATGCCCGGAACGTTTTCAGCAAGCGGGGATCAAGAACAGATATTGGTTGTGGAAGACGACGAAGCAACCCTGAACGCCGTCTTCGAAATCCTGGAGACCTTAAATTACCGTGTTTATACGGCGCGCGACGGCCGCCAGGCGTTGGAAATCATCGAACGTGAAAACGGAAACATCGACCTGATATTGAGCGATCTGGTGCTGCCCGAAATGGGTGGCGTAGCCTTGTATCGAGAATTGGAAAATCGAAGCATCGATACCAAGATAATCTTTATGACCGGATACCCCCTCGGAACCGGCACCAAAGAATTACTCGACTACAATAAAGTAACCTGGATGCAGAAGCCCGTCCGCTCGGAGACATTGGCGAACGTCATCTACGACGCCATTAACAACGGCAAGCATTAA
- a CDS encoding NAD(+)/NADH kinase has translation MTLDAFIPQRVAIASHPTVEAAGELADEISAYLAARDVTTTSAGLYDEEMRNVVLKGGVDLLVAVGGDGTMLRASHLCAAPHVPILGIKLGHLGFLTEAPHDNWKPAVDRVLAGEYRLEERMMLRASHVRAGETQGSWELLNEAFIGRGEMTRPVILNTEIDGHHLTTYVADGVIIATPTGSTAYALAAGGPILPPELRNVLIVPVAPHLSVDRAVVLSEGSWVRVEIHMDHQGALSIDGQAPIPLQDGDQVEVCASEHSIYFVRFEDADYFYRNLTMHMNRNPSAGAA, from the coding sequence ATGACTCTAGATGCATTTATTCCGCAACGCGTTGCCATCGCCTCGCATCCGACCGTTGAAGCGGCGGGAGAACTGGCGGACGAAATCTCCGCATACCTCGCAGCCCGCGACGTAACGACGACCTCCGCCGGTCTCTACGATGAAGAAATGCGCAACGTTGTCTTGAAAGGCGGCGTCGACCTACTTGTTGCCGTCGGCGGTGATGGGACGATGCTGCGCGCCAGTCACCTCTGTGCGGCTCCTCACGTGCCCATTTTGGGAATCAAACTTGGACACCTGGGTTTCCTCACGGAAGCCCCTCACGATAATTGGAAGCCGGCTGTGGACCGGGTTCTGGCGGGAGAGTATCGCCTGGAAGAGCGCATGATGCTGCGTGCCAGCCACGTGCGCGCAGGCGAGACGCAGGGTTCCTGGGAATTGCTCAACGAGGCCTTCATCGGTAGAGGTGAAATGACCCGACCGGTGATTCTTAACACCGAAATCGACGGCCATCATCTTACGACCTACGTCGCCGACGGTGTGATCATCGCTACCCCAACCGGTTCCACGGCCTATGCACTTGCGGCAGGCGGGCCCATCTTGCCCCCGGAGCTTCGCAACGTACTGATCGTTCCTGTAGCGCCACATCTGTCCGTCGACCGAGCCGTCGTTTTGTCGGAAGGTTCCTGGGTGCGCGTCGAGATCCACATGGATCATCAAGGTGCACTCAGTATCGACGGTCAAGCGCCGATTCCGCTGCAGGACGGCGATCAAGTCGAGGTGTGCGCAAGCGAACACTCAATCTACTTCGTGCGTTTCGAAGACGCGGATTATTTCTACCGCAATCTGACGATGCACATGAACAGGAACCCATCCGCAGGAGCCGCATAA
- a CDS encoding B-box zinc finger protein, producing the protein MSGQVMVCVNHPNRETRLRCNRCNQPICASCAVQTPVGYRCRSCIQGQQKIFETARRHDLPVAFGVAAVAVSIAAAILNYLSFWGIFVAPVVGGGIAEVVRWFTRRRRSQRLPLAAAIGGGVGVAAYLGYFALSNLGLNFASSGINTALLGGMIPSFIWPVVHGVLMISATYYRLKGIRL; encoded by the coding sequence ATGAGTGGCCAGGTAATGGTATGCGTCAACCATCCGAACCGGGAAACCAGGCTGCGCTGCAATCGCTGCAATCAACCGATTTGCGCATCTTGTGCCGTGCAGACACCTGTCGGTTACCGCTGCCGATCGTGCATTCAAGGACAGCAGAAGATTTTTGAAACAGCACGACGGCACGATCTGCCCGTCGCGTTCGGGGTGGCCGCCGTTGCCGTATCGATCGCAGCCGCCATCTTAAACTACTTGAGTTTTTGGGGCATATTTGTAGCGCCGGTCGTGGGCGGTGGAATCGCGGAAGTTGTGCGTTGGTTCACCCGCCGCAGACGAAGCCAGCGCTTGCCGCTCGCTGCCGCTATCGGCGGCGGCGTCGGAGTCGCCGCATATTTAGGCTACTTCGCACTCTCCAATCTGGGTCTGAACTTCGCTTCGAGCGGAATCAACACAGCCCTACTCGGCGGTATGATCCCATCTTTCATCTGGCCCGTCGTACATGGTGTGCTTATGATCTCAGCAACTTACTATCGTTTGAAAGGGATCCGTCTTTAA